Proteins encoded by one window of Mesorhizobium sp. INR15:
- a CDS encoding very short patch repair endonuclease: protein MDTLSTSERSERMARIHGRDTKPELVVRRLLHAMGYRYRLHRGDLPGKPDIAFGKRKKAIFIHGCFWHRHDDPACRLARLPKSKLDFWGPKLSANAERDTRKQDALKQLGWNVLVVWECELRQSEQLENTLREFVGE, encoded by the coding sequence GTGGACACCCTTTCAACCAGCGAACGCAGTGAACGGATGGCGCGTATCCACGGCAGGGATACGAAGCCGGAACTGGTCGTGCGTCGGCTTCTGCATGCGATGGGCTACCGTTATCGGCTCCATCGCGGTGATCTGCCGGGCAAACCGGACATTGCTTTTGGAAAACGCAAAAAGGCGATTTTCATTCATGGGTGCTTTTGGCATCGTCACGACGATCCGGCTTGCCGCTTGGCCCGGCTTCCGAAGTCCAAGCTTGATTTCTGGGGCCCGAAACTATCCGCGAACGCGGAGCGCGATACGCGCAAGCAGGATGCCTTGAAGCAACTTGGTTGGAACGTACTTGTTGTCTGGGAATGCGAATTGCGGCAGAGTGAACAATTAGAGAACACGCTGCGCGAATTCGTAGGGGAATAG
- a CDS encoding HNH endonuclease, with translation MKAVFDVKPGSGYDDDITRRYHFPARSNYLDAARNAVGDWVLFREPQRNGGRRAYIATARVADVAPDAERSDHYYANVTDYLEFPRPVPFIRGGRYAEALLREVLDPSRVGRAVQGKSMRPVLNEDFDEIVLAGLDETLDPANARKLMPDMLPLDMPLPMQPGFAGQAGFAETVDRRVEQILLNRKIRDATFRLEVCRAYEDTCAVTGLRMINGGGRAEVQAAHIKPVAANGPDVVQNGIALSATVHWLFDRHLISIDENYRLLVAHNRVPGELRNLFRPESQGLHWPKDSRLMPHPAFLAHHREQFAGVH, from the coding sequence GTGAAAGCGGTTTTCGATGTGAAGCCGGGATCTGGCTATGACGATGACATCACCCGTCGCTATCATTTTCCGGCTCGCAGCAACTATCTCGATGCGGCCCGGAACGCGGTTGGCGATTGGGTGCTGTTTCGCGAGCCGCAACGCAATGGCGGGCGCCGCGCTTACATAGCCACCGCACGCGTAGCCGATGTCGCGCCGGACGCTGAACGGTCAGACCACTATTATGCCAATGTGACTGACTATCTCGAGTTTCCGAGACCGGTGCCTTTCATCAGGGGTGGCCGCTACGCCGAGGCGTTGTTGCGCGAGGTTCTCGATCCGAGCCGCGTTGGTCGGGCGGTGCAAGGCAAGTCTATGCGGCCGGTCTTGAATGAGGATTTCGATGAGATCGTATTGGCCGGCCTGGATGAAACGCTGGACCCCGCCAATGCCAGAAAGCTCATGCCCGACATGCTGCCGCTCGACATGCCTTTGCCCATGCAGCCCGGTTTTGCAGGGCAGGCTGGGTTTGCCGAGACGGTCGATCGGCGGGTGGAGCAGATATTGCTGAACCGAAAAATCCGCGACGCCACCTTCCGGCTGGAAGTCTGCCGCGCCTATGAGGATACCTGCGCCGTGACCGGGCTGCGCATGATCAATGGCGGCGGCAGGGCCGAGGTTCAGGCGGCACATATCAAGCCGGTCGCGGCCAACGGTCCGGATGTTGTCCAAAATGGCATAGCGCTATCGGCCACCGTGCACTGGCTATTCGACCGGCATCTCATCTCGATAGACGAGAATTACCGGCTTCTGGTCGCGCACAACCGGGTGCCGGGCGAGCTGCGCAATCTCTTTCGTCCGGAATCCCAGGGGCTGCATTGGCCCAAGGATTCAAGGTTGATGCCACATCCGGCGTTCCTGGCGCATCATCGAGAGCAGTTCGCAGGCGTGCACTAA